In the genome of Segatella copri, one region contains:
- a CDS encoding porin family protein, with amino-acid sequence MKKILSLVFLVAAMMFATSANAQVKFGLKGGLNVTSMSFSEDVFDASNKTGFFVGPMVKFTVPIVGLSFDAAALYDQKEADVKYADTDGELGKVNVKQQSINIPVNVRYGFGLSSLANAFVFAGPQWGINVGDKNFKWNETSSYSLKKSNFSVNVGAGVTLLSHLQISANYNIACGKSADASLVKAAEALTNAGKDKSRNNSWQIALGYWF; translated from the coding sequence ATGAAGAAGATTTTATCTCTTGTATTTTTGGTAGCGGCAATGATGTTTGCTACTAGCGCTAACGCCCAGGTAAAGTTCGGTTTGAAGGGCGGTTTGAATGTGACAAGTATGTCGTTTAGCGAGGATGTATTCGATGCTTCCAACAAGACAGGTTTCTTTGTAGGTCCTATGGTTAAGTTCACTGTGCCTATCGTGGGCTTGAGCTTTGATGCTGCAGCCTTGTACGACCAGAAGGAGGCTGACGTTAAGTATGCCGATACTGATGGTGAACTGGGTAAAGTCAACGTGAAGCAGCAGTCTATCAACATCCCTGTGAACGTGCGTTATGGCTTCGGCTTGAGCAGTTTGGCAAATGCCTTTGTTTTTGCTGGTCCACAGTGGGGTATCAATGTAGGTGACAAGAACTTCAAGTGGAATGAGACAAGCAGCTATTCTCTGAAGAAGTCAAACTTCAGCGTAAACGTAGGTGCTGGTGTTACCCTGTTGAGCCATCTTCAGATTTCAGCCAACTACAACATCGCTTGTGGCAAGTCGGCTGATGCCAGCCTTGTCAAGGCTGCCGAGGCACTTACCAATGCAGGCAAGGACAAGAGCCGCAACAACTCTTGGCAGATTGCCTTGGGTTACTGGTTCTAA
- the priA gene encoding primosomal protein N' translates to MRYVDVILPLPLDGTFTYSIPEGMEEKVVPNMRVLVPLGKSKKYIAMVADVHSEKPEFTCKPIEAVLDEYPSLLPQQMRLWQWISEYYMAPLGDVFGAAMPSGMKSTEKFKPKMELYVELASSYRNEQALHVALNMVQRALKQSKTLTTFLALSHWDSLEGDTPREGIKKVTKEELMNEARCTAAAVKALIDRGILFTYELEVGRLNTSGESHFELIKPLSEAQQDAYNQILLKMMNKNVVLLHGVTSSGKTEIYIHLIRKAIEEHKQVLYLLPEIALTVQIMERLHKVFGDRLGIFHSKYSDAERVEIWQKQLSGHPYDVILGARSAVFLPFQKLGLVIIDEEHENSFKQQDPSPRYHARSAAIVLASMYPEAKVLLGTATPSMESYYNAQQGKYGLVELKTRFKDIQLPEIQVVDVKDLRHRKMMTGAYSPQLLAAVREALKNGEQAILFQNRRGFAPMIECKVCGWVPKCKNCDVSLTLHKSINLLTCHYCGFTYPVPTVCPNCGSTELMGRGIGTERIEDQIAEIFPEARIARMDLDTTRTRNAYERLISDFSSGKTNLLIGTQMISKGLDFDKVRVVGILNADSMLNYPDFRAYEHAFMMMAQVSGRAGRKGKRGLVILQTKNPTLPIISQVVHNDYEALFKGILEERRMFHYPPFFHLINVFLKHKNEKVCQQASLELGKTLRSWFGERVLGPDKPAVARVKTMNIRKIVIKLENGIDQKKVREYLKYAQQMMAKDPRYGALQIYYDVDPQ, encoded by the coding sequence ATGAGATACGTAGATGTGATATTGCCCCTTCCGCTCGACGGAACCTTTACCTATTCTATCCCTGAAGGGATGGAAGAGAAGGTTGTGCCCAACATGCGCGTGCTTGTTCCATTGGGCAAGAGCAAGAAGTATATCGCGATGGTTGCTGATGTGCATTCGGAAAAGCCGGAATTCACCTGCAAGCCCATCGAGGCGGTGCTCGACGAATATCCGTCGCTCCTTCCCCAGCAGATGCGTCTCTGGCAATGGATCAGCGAATACTACATGGCTCCCCTGGGCGATGTGTTTGGTGCTGCCATGCCATCGGGCATGAAATCTACGGAGAAATTCAAGCCCAAGATGGAACTTTACGTGGAGCTGGCTAGCAGTTATCGCAATGAACAGGCTCTGCACGTGGCACTCAATATGGTGCAGCGTGCCCTGAAGCAATCGAAGACCTTAACCACCTTCCTTGCTCTTTCCCATTGGGACAGTCTGGAGGGTGATACGCCCAGGGAAGGTATCAAGAAGGTGACCAAGGAGGAACTGATGAACGAGGCACGATGCACGGCTGCAGCCGTCAAGGCACTCATCGACCGGGGTATTCTCTTTACCTATGAACTGGAGGTGGGCAGACTGAACACTTCGGGCGAATCGCATTTCGAACTCATCAAACCGCTTTCCGAAGCCCAGCAGGATGCCTACAATCAGATACTCCTGAAGATGATGAATAAGAACGTGGTGCTTCTGCATGGTGTGACTTCGAGTGGAAAGACTGAAATCTACATCCATCTTATCAGGAAAGCCATCGAGGAACATAAGCAGGTGCTTTATCTGCTGCCCGAAATCGCCCTCACCGTTCAGATTATGGAGCGACTGCACAAGGTGTTTGGCGACCGGCTCGGCATCTTCCATTCTAAATACAGCGATGCAGAACGTGTGGAAATCTGGCAGAAGCAGCTATCGGGACATCCTTATGATGTAATCCTGGGAGCGAGAAGTGCCGTCTTCCTGCCTTTCCAGAAACTGGGACTCGTCATCATCGACGAGGAGCACGAGAACTCTTTCAAGCAGCAGGACCCATCGCCACGCTATCATGCCCGAAGCGCCGCCATCGTGCTTGCCAGCATGTATCCCGAGGCAAAGGTGCTGCTGGGTACGGCTACGCCATCGATGGAGAGTTACTACAATGCGCAGCAGGGCAAGTATGGACTGGTGGAACTGAAGACGAGATTCAAGGACATTCAATTGCCGGAGATTCAGGTGGTGGATGTGAAGGACCTTCGCCATAGAAAGATGATGACGGGGGCTTATTCGCCACAGTTGCTGGCAGCGGTGAGGGAGGCGTTGAAGAATGGTGAGCAAGCCATTCTCTTCCAAAACCGAAGGGGATTTGCACCGATGATAGAGTGCAAGGTGTGCGGATGGGTTCCGAAATGCAAGAACTGTGATGTTTCGCTCACCCTGCATAAGAGCATCAACCTGCTGACCTGCCATTACTGCGGATTCACCTATCCCGTGCCTACGGTATGCCCTAACTGCGGTAGTACGGAACTGATGGGACGAGGCATCGGAACGGAACGCATAGAAGACCAGATAGCCGAGATATTCCCCGAGGCACGTATCGCCCGCATGGACCTGGATACCACCCGTACGCGCAATGCCTACGAGCGACTGATCAGCGACTTCTCATCGGGAAAGACCAATCTTCTGATAGGTACGCAGATGATATCCAAAGGTCTCGACTTTGACAAAGTGAGGGTTGTGGGTATTCTGAATGCCGACTCGATGCTGAACTATCCTGACTTCAGAGCCTACGAGCATGCCTTCATGATGATGGCGCAGGTGAGCGGAAGAGCCGGAAGAAAGGGCAAGCGGGGACTCGTGATTCTGCAGACCAAGAATCCTACGCTTCCTATCATCAGTCAGGTGGTACACAATGATTACGAAGCCCTTTTCAAGGGTATCCTGGAAGAGAGAAGAATGTTTCATTATCCACCGTTCTTCCATCTTATCAACGTGTTCCTGAAACATAAGAACGAGAAGGTTTGCCAGCAGGCAAGTCTGGAACTCGGCAAGACGCTGAGAAGCTGGTTTGGCGAAAGAGTGCTCGGACCGGATAAGCCGGCTGTGGCTAGGGTGAAGACAATGAATATCCGCAAGATTGTCATCAAACTGGAGAATGGTATCGACCAGAAGAAGGTGCGCGAATATCTGAAGTATGCCCAGCAGATGATGGCAAAAGATCCGAGGTATGGGGCTTTGCAAATATACTATGATGTGGATCCGCAATAA
- the gldL gene encoding gliding motility protein GldL produces the protein MGEYSKFNIVYHLQKWMDSVPGQTFLNYAYSWGASIVILGALFKLTHLPGANFMLFAGMGTEAFVFFLSAFDRPFDKTADGRDIPTHVTEEYLETGKVTYGEAEEAAASAASGSATVAGSSSAASVSGTPVSGGQTIIIGGGSFSGGAGVSASSSVPGSESEGAEQIDESVAAAVAPGAGFSENGEAVAGAIMTGGSVAGGSVAGGNAAWVAGQQGVTPEMADAQNNYVEELKKLVETLEKVNEQSTRLTRDSEEMENLNRTLTGISKVYEMQLKGASQQIGTIDQINEQSRKMAQQIEQLNKIYARMIEAMTVNMRAAAPQVKSEE, from the coding sequence ATGGGCGAATATAGTAAGTTTAACATCGTATATCATCTGCAGAAATGGATGGACAGTGTGCCTGGACAGACCTTTCTGAACTATGCTTATAGCTGGGGTGCATCTATCGTTATCCTGGGTGCCCTCTTTAAGTTGACCCACTTGCCGGGAGCCAATTTCATGTTGTTTGCCGGTATGGGTACTGAGGCGTTCGTGTTCTTCCTTTCAGCCTTCGACCGTCCTTTTGACAAGACAGCCGATGGCAGAGATATTCCTACTCATGTTACTGAGGAATACTTGGAGACTGGAAAGGTTACTTATGGGGAGGCTGAAGAAGCAGCGGCATCTGCTGCATCCGGTTCTGCAACTGTAGCTGGTTCATCTTCTGCTGCTTCTGTTTCAGGAACTCCTGTTTCTGGTGGTCAGACCATCATTATCGGCGGTGGAAGCTTTAGCGGAGGTGCTGGTGTATCTGCATCTTCTTCTGTTCCTGGAAGCGAGAGCGAAGGCGCTGAGCAGATTGACGAGAGTGTTGCAGCGGCCGTAGCTCCAGGAGCAGGATTCTCGGAGAATGGTGAAGCCGTAGCCGGTGCCATTATGACTGGTGGTTCAGTGGCCGGTGGCTCTGTTGCAGGCGGTAATGCCGCTTGGGTAGCTGGTCAGCAGGGTGTTACCCCAGAGATGGCTGATGCACAGAACAATTATGTTGAGGAATTGAAGAAGCTTGTTGAAACCCTTGAAAAGGTGAATGAGCAGAGTACCCGTTTGACCCGTGACAGCGAGGAGATGGAGAACCTGAACCGTACGCTCACAGGTATCAGCAAGGTTTATGAGATGCAGTTGAAGGGTGCCAGTCAGCAGATTGGAACTATCGACCAGATTAACGAGCAGAGCCGCAAGATGGCCCAGCAGATTGAGCAGTTGAACAAGATTTACGCACGTATGATAGAGGCGATGACCGTAAACATGCGTGCTGCAGCTCCTCAGGTAAAGAGTGAAGAGTAA
- the gldN gene encoding gliding motility protein GldN, which produces MKKILFIFMLLGMVQGIVAQPQARRKQAAKEAAAKKSNAGNITTRAQISFPTAAPMEEDVVWRRDIYRELSLTDNANAGLYYPVEPMGNQMNLFTNIFRLMMTGKVAVFQYRLDGNESFTAADRVDPKSFLDNYHIYYEKKANGRISLDNSDIPSREVKAYYIKESTYFDQRTSTFHTKVLALCPIMTRDDDFGDGGTKYPLFWVRYDDLAPYLAKQQIMTSNLNNAAVMSVDDYFVRNQYKGKIYKTNNMLGQTLAQYCHSDSALVKEQKRIEGELATFEKNLWGNQEKKDSLDSIAKADKNVKGKVKKEKKSNRRGGSSSRREAKVKEKRSNSSSSSASSGSARVTVRRQRH; this is translated from the coding sequence ATGAAAAAGATATTGTTCATATTCATGCTCTTGGGAATGGTGCAGGGCATCGTGGCTCAACCTCAGGCACGCCGTAAGCAGGCGGCAAAGGAGGCGGCTGCGAAGAAATCGAATGCCGGCAACATTACCACCCGTGCACAAATCTCTTTCCCTACTGCTGCTCCTATGGAGGAGGACGTGGTATGGAGAAGAGACATCTATCGTGAGCTGAGTCTTACCGATAATGCCAATGCCGGACTGTATTATCCTGTGGAGCCTATGGGCAACCAGATGAACCTCTTTACCAACATCTTCAGATTGATGATGACCGGTAAGGTGGCGGTGTTCCAATATCGTCTGGATGGTAACGAGAGTTTTACGGCAGCAGACAGGGTTGACCCGAAGTCTTTCCTGGACAACTATCATATCTATTATGAAAAGAAGGCAAACGGAAGAATCTCGCTCGACAACAGCGACATTCCTTCCAGAGAAGTGAAGGCATATTATATTAAGGAGTCAACCTATTTCGACCAGCGAACTTCCACCTTCCATACCAAGGTGTTGGCACTTTGTCCTATCATGACCCGTGATGATGACTTCGGTGATGGCGGAACCAAGTATCCGCTTTTCTGGGTGCGCTACGACGACCTGGCTCCATATCTTGCCAAGCAGCAGATAATGACCAGCAATCTGAACAATGCGGCGGTGATGAGTGTGGATGATTACTTTGTGAGAAATCAGTATAAAGGAAAAATCTACAAGACCAACAACATGTTGGGACAAACCTTGGCGCAGTATTGCCACTCCGATTCGGCTCTGGTAAAGGAGCAGAAGCGAATTGAGGGCGAACTGGCTACCTTTGAGAAGAATCTCTGGGGAAACCAGGAGAAGAAGGATTCGCTCGACAGTATTGCCAAGGCGGACAAGAACGTAAAGGGCAAGGTGAAGAAGGAGAAGAAGAGCAATCGCCGTGGCGGTTCATCTTCCAGAAGAGAGGCTAAGGTGAAGGAGAAGCGCAGCAACAGCAGTTCTTCTTCTGCATCCAGCGGTTCGGCACGAGTAACCGTGCGCCGCCAGAGACATTAG
- a CDS encoding SUMF1/EgtB/PvdO family nonheme iron enzyme yields MKKSIMLLSSLVALLTLSGCFGAKSSSMAGRGGEVVGVGGRSFAEPAPYGMVKVNRGFLKMGLETQDSLWGQKTPRKDVSVDGFWMDDTEITNSEYKQFIAYVRDSILRTRLADPAYGGDETYMITEDKNGDPVTPQINWKKQLPRKPNEDEKRAMESLYTSNPVTGEKLIDWRQLNYKYEIYDYTAAALRRNRLNPQERNLNTDEQVNANEVVMISKDTAYVDDEGRIISETINRPLSGPWDFLNTYIVNVYPDTTCWVNDFRNSDNEAYLRSYFSNPAYNDYPVVGVTWEQANAFCAWRTDYLLKGLGPEARFVQRYRLPTEAEWEYAARGKNQNEFPWENQDVKNGDGCFYANFKPDRGNYTKDGNLITSKVGIYSPNSNGLYDMAGNVAEWTSTIYTEAGVDAMNDLNPELKYNAAKEDPYRLKKKSVRGGSWKDPESFIRSAWRSWEYQNQPRSYIGFRCVRSLATTSSAKQKPSKNKNRR; encoded by the coding sequence ATGAAGAAAAGTATAATGCTCCTCAGCTCGCTGGTGGCTCTCCTGACCCTCAGCGGTTGTTTCGGTGCCAAGTCTAGCTCGATGGCAGGCAGAGGCGGTGAGGTGGTTGGAGTTGGCGGAAGAAGTTTCGCCGAACCTGCCCCATACGGCATGGTGAAGGTGAACCGGGGATTCCTGAAGATGGGTCTGGAAACCCAGGATTCTTTGTGGGGACAGAAGACGCCTCGCAAGGATGTTTCCGTGGATGGCTTCTGGATGGATGATACGGAAATCACCAACTCAGAATACAAGCAGTTTATCGCCTATGTTCGCGATTCCATCCTCCGTACCCGTCTGGCAGATCCTGCCTATGGCGGCGACGAGACTTACATGATTACCGAGGATAAGAACGGCGACCCTGTAACTCCACAGATTAACTGGAAGAAGCAGTTGCCTAGAAAGCCAAACGAGGATGAGAAAAGAGCGATGGAAAGTCTCTATACTTCCAATCCTGTGACTGGCGAAAAGCTGATTGACTGGCGACAGCTGAACTACAAATACGAGATTTACGATTATACCGCTGCGGCACTCCGCAGAAACCGTCTGAACCCGCAGGAGCGCAACCTGAATACCGATGAGCAGGTGAATGCCAACGAGGTGGTGATGATTTCTAAGGATACTGCCTATGTGGATGATGAGGGACGAATCATCAGCGAAACCATCAACCGCCCGTTGAGCGGACCATGGGACTTCCTTAATACCTACATCGTGAATGTGTATCCAGACACCACCTGCTGGGTGAATGATTTCCGCAATTCAGACAACGAGGCTTACTTGAGAAGTTATTTCAGTAATCCGGCATACAATGATTATCCGGTGGTGGGCGTTACTTGGGAGCAGGCAAATGCTTTCTGCGCCTGGCGTACTGACTATCTGCTGAAAGGTCTGGGACCTGAAGCCCGATTCGTGCAGCGTTATCGCTTGCCTACTGAGGCAGAATGGGAGTATGCGGCAAGAGGCAAGAACCAGAACGAGTTCCCTTGGGAGAACCAGGACGTGAAGAACGGAGACGGATGCTTCTATGCCAACTTCAAGCCAGATCGCGGTAATTATACCAAGGACGGCAATCTGATAACCAGCAAGGTGGGCATCTACTCGCCAAACTCAAACGGACTTTATGATATGGCAGGTAACGTGGCAGAATGGACCAGTACCATCTATACCGAGGCTGGTGTGGATGCCATGAACGACCTGAACCCTGAGTTGAAATACAATGCAGCGAAGGAAGACCCTTACCGCTTGAAGAAGAAGAGCGTGAGAGGCGGTTCCTGGAAAGATCCGGAATCGTTCATCCGTTCGGCATGGCGCTCCTGGGAATACCAGAACCAGCCACGTTCGTATATCGGATTCCGCTGTGTGCGCAGTCTTGCCACCACATCGAGTGCAAAACAGAAACCATCAAAGAACAAGAATAGGAGATAA
- a CDS encoding OmpP1/FadL family transporter gives MKKVKLVSLAIAMACAAPSFAGGLLTNTNQHVAFNRMMSREASIGIDGVYYNPAGVVFMGEGKHLAINWQLAYQTRSIENDYPLFTNNVNNPTTPREFKGKAFAPVIPSFQYAYNKGRWSLQAGFALTGGGGKCTFDDGLGSFEKIVAETALAACQLAGAVDQVAAQYGVPAVFTGENAFGKKGQYSYNSYMHGRQYYYGLSLGAAYKFSDNFSAFAGVRGIYASTNYYGYVEDIKVGNMPLYKVLDPTKETAANIELSCDQSGVGFTPIIGVDFKTGKWNFAAKYEFKTRIRLKNKSVNQVPSIGNLPDNLRNAYIAGGVPEQAADAILNNATIQGAMGQLKTQFDTKLDKAIGEYADGKKIAGDIPAYLALGVGYSPVNAVRVNVGFHWFDDKHATSYNNRQEKLDRGTLEYNAGVEVDVNKKITLSTGWQNTNYGLSDEYMDDKSFVVGSNSAAVGGVYHINKKMDLNVAYFHTFYQHKKTSENVQLSADKSINYTSDYTRNNNVFAVGLDINF, from the coding sequence ATGAAGAAAGTAAAATTAGTTAGTTTAGCCATTGCGATGGCTTGTGCAGCACCTTCTTTTGCAGGTGGTTTGCTCACTAATACCAACCAGCATGTTGCATTCAACAGAATGATGAGCCGTGAGGCTTCTATCGGTATTGACGGCGTTTACTACAATCCTGCCGGCGTTGTATTCATGGGTGAAGGAAAGCATCTTGCCATCAACTGGCAGTTGGCTTACCAGACACGTAGCATTGAAAATGATTATCCATTGTTCACTAACAATGTGAACAATCCTACTACTCCACGCGAGTTCAAGGGTAAGGCGTTTGCGCCTGTCATCCCTTCTTTCCAGTATGCTTATAATAAAGGCAGATGGTCACTCCAGGCAGGTTTCGCCCTTACAGGTGGCGGCGGAAAGTGTACCTTCGATGATGGATTGGGCTCTTTCGAGAAGATTGTTGCCGAAACTGCTTTGGCAGCTTGCCAGTTGGCAGGTGCTGTGGATCAGGTTGCAGCACAGTATGGAGTTCCAGCCGTATTCACTGGCGAAAATGCTTTCGGAAAAAAGGGACAGTATAGCTACAACAGCTATATGCACGGCCGTCAGTACTACTATGGTCTCTCTTTAGGTGCAGCCTATAAGTTCAGCGACAACTTCAGCGCATTCGCAGGTGTACGTGGTATCTATGCATCTACTAACTACTACGGATATGTAGAAGATATCAAGGTTGGCAACATGCCTCTCTATAAGGTGCTCGACCCAACCAAGGAAACAGCTGCCAACATTGAGTTGAGCTGTGACCAGAGCGGTGTGGGCTTTACTCCTATTATTGGTGTGGATTTCAAGACTGGCAAGTGGAACTTCGCAGCTAAATACGAGTTCAAGACTCGCATTCGCCTGAAGAACAAATCAGTAAACCAGGTGCCTAGTATCGGTAACCTTCCTGACAACCTCCGCAATGCTTACATCGCAGGCGGTGTACCTGAGCAGGCTGCTGATGCTATCTTGAATAACGCCACCATCCAGGGAGCAATGGGTCAGTTGAAGACCCAGTTCGACACCAAGCTTGATAAGGCTATCGGCGAATACGCAGATGGTAAGAAGATTGCAGGCGATATTCCTGCATACCTGGCACTTGGTGTAGGTTACAGCCCTGTAAATGCCGTACGCGTAAACGTAGGTTTCCACTGGTTCGACGACAAGCACGCAACATCATACAACAATCGTCAGGAGAAATTGGACCGTGGTACCTTGGAGTACAACGCAGGTGTTGAGGTGGATGTCAACAAGAAGATTACCTTGAGTACAGGTTGGCAGAACACCAACTATGGCTTGAGCGATGAGTATATGGATGACAAGTCATTCGTTGTTGGTTCCAACTCTGCTGCCGTCGGTGGTGTTTACCACATCAACAAGAAGATGGATTTGAACGTGGCTTACTTCCACACATTCTATCAGCATAAGAAGACCTCAGAGAATGTTCAGCTCAGTGCAGACAAGAGCATCAACTACACCTCTGACTACACCCGTAACAACAACGTGTTTGCGGTGGGTCTCGATATCAACTTCTAA
- a CDS encoding DUF2795 domain-containing protein yields the protein MYWTLELASKLEDAPWPATKEELLDYATRSGAPLEVLENLQEIEDEGDVYESIEDIWPDYPSKDDFLWNDDEY from the coding sequence ATGTATTGGACACTTGAATTAGCTTCAAAGCTAGAAGATGCACCATGGCCTGCAACTAAAGAAGAGCTGCTCGACTATGCAACTCGCTCAGGTGCGCCTCTGGAAGTTCTGGAGAATCTGCAGGAGATAGAAGACGAAGGTGATGTTTACGAGAGTATCGAGGACATCTGGCCTGATTATCCTTCAAAGGATGACTTCTTATGGAATGACGACGAATATTAA
- a CDS encoding type IX secretion system membrane protein PorP/SprF — protein sequence MLRRIIILVFLLTGVLVSRAQYDPSFSHYFDMEPSYNPAAVGKQAKLNVTAAYALDMAGFEHNPRTMYLAADLPFYALKNYHGVGATMMNDQIGLFTHQRLNLQYAYKTKLFGGTMSVGLQAGFLSESFDGSKVDAGESGDPALATSEVKGSGFDAGAGLYYLHGNWYVGLSAQHLTSPTIELGETNELKIDATYYLTGGYNIKLRNPFLTIKSSALVKYDGTAWRGDVTGRLVYQYDKRLLYGGLTYSPDNSVTFLVGGSFHGVILGYSYEWYTSKLSFGNGSHELYIGYQMDLNLVKKGRNKHQSVRIL from the coding sequence GTGTTAAGACGAATCATCATATTAGTTTTTTTGCTGACAGGAGTGCTCGTTTCCAGAGCACAGTATGATCCTTCCTTCAGTCATTATTTCGACATGGAACCATCCTACAATCCTGCGGCAGTGGGTAAGCAGGCAAAACTCAACGTAACGGCTGCTTACGCATTGGATATGGCCGGATTCGAACATAATCCTAGAACCATGTATCTGGCAGCCGACCTGCCTTTCTATGCGCTGAAGAATTATCACGGCGTGGGTGCTACGATGATGAACGACCAGATAGGACTCTTCACCCATCAGCGACTCAACCTGCAGTATGCCTACAAGACCAAACTCTTCGGAGGAACGATGAGCGTGGGTCTGCAAGCCGGATTCCTCAGCGAGAGTTTCGACGGCAGCAAAGTGGATGCTGGAGAATCGGGCGACCCTGCACTCGCCACATCTGAAGTGAAGGGGAGCGGATTTGATGCGGGAGCCGGACTCTACTATCTGCATGGCAACTGGTATGTGGGACTTTCCGCACAGCATCTTACCTCTCCAACCATCGAGCTGGGAGAAACCAATGAGCTTAAGATTGACGCAACGTATTATTTGACTGGCGGATACAATATTAAGCTCCGAAATCCGTTTTTAACTATAAAGTCGTCTGCCCTCGTGAAGTATGACGGAACGGCATGGCGAGGCGACGTTACCGGGCGATTGGTTTACCAATACGACAAGCGTCTGCTCTATGGCGGCTTGACCTACAGTCCTGACAATTCCGTAACTTTCCTGGTGGGCGGTTCCTTCCATGGCGTCATTTTGGGTTACAGTTATGAATGGTACACCTCGAAGCTGAGCTTTGGCAACGGAAGCCATGAGCTTTACATCGGATACCAGATGGATCTGAACCTGGTGAAGAAAGGTAGAAACAAACATCAAAGTGTAAGAATACTCTAA
- the gldM gene encoding gliding motility protein GldM, producing MAIKKRPVSPRQKMINLMYVVLMAMLALNVSTEVLDGFSIVEDSLNRTTANSSAENNAIYSDFADQMKQNPTKVREWFEKAKQVKDMSDALYNFAQELKVAIVKEADGKDGDVSNIKNKENLEAAGIVMLAPGTGKGKKLYRELNRYRDRILELVTDEHQKKIIASNFSTQVPKSEKYLGKNWQEYMFENMPVAAAVTLLSKIQSDVRYAEGEVLHNLVANIDMKDIRVNKLDAFVIPEKTTLYPGERFNANIVMAAVDTTQQPEIYVNGMRVNSASGQYSFTAGGVGEHQFSGYILMNNAKGDVMKRNFIQKYSVIPAPNTATVAADLMNVLYAGFQNPISISVPGVPANAISASMTGGSFVSKGNGHFVATPAAVGKDVTIRVTARDKGQTRTMPPFVFHVRKLPDPTAYLALGTTRFRGGGLAKASLMGATGIHAAIDDGLLDIPFKVLSFETVFFDNMGNAIPLASAGANFSDRQRNEFRKLSRSRRFYISHIKAVGPDGITRNLPTAMEVIVK from the coding sequence ATGGCTATAAAGAAAAGACCCGTTTCACCACGCCAGAAGATGATTAACCTGATGTACGTCGTCCTGATGGCTATGCTTGCGTTGAACGTCTCTACGGAGGTGCTCGACGGATTCTCTATTGTGGAAGACAGTCTGAATCGAACCACAGCCAACTCTTCCGCAGAGAACAATGCAATCTATAGTGACTTTGCCGATCAGATGAAGCAAAACCCTACCAAGGTGAGGGAATGGTTCGAGAAGGCTAAGCAGGTAAAGGACATGAGTGATGCGCTCTATAACTTTGCCCAGGAACTGAAGGTTGCTATCGTAAAAGAGGCTGACGGCAAGGATGGCGACGTGAGCAATATCAAGAACAAGGAAAACCTGGAGGCTGCCGGCATCGTGATGCTTGCACCGGGTACGGGCAAGGGAAAGAAACTCTATAGGGAGCTGAATCGCTACCGCGACCGCATCCTGGAGCTGGTGACCGATGAGCATCAGAAGAAAATCATCGCCAGCAACTTCTCTACCCAGGTGCCTAAGAGCGAGAAATATCTGGGTAAGAATTGGCAGGAATACATGTTTGAGAATATGCCGGTGGCTGCTGCCGTAACCCTGCTCTCGAAGATTCAGAGCGATGTGCGCTATGCTGAGGGAGAAGTGCTGCACAACCTGGTGGCGAATATCGACATGAAGGATATCCGTGTGAACAAACTCGATGCCTTCGTGATTCCTGAGAAGACTACGCTTTATCCGGGCGAAAGATTCAATGCCAACATCGTGATGGCTGCCGTGGATACTACCCAGCAGCCGGAAATCTACGTGAATGGCATGAGAGTGAACAGCGCCAGTGGACAGTATAGTTTCACGGCAGGTGGAGTGGGAGAGCACCAGTTCTCCGGCTACATTCTGATGAACAATGCCAAGGGCGATGTGATGAAGCGCAACTTCATCCAGAAATATAGCGTGATTCCGGCACCTAATACGGCAACAGTGGCGGCAGACCTGATGAACGTGCTCTATGCAGGTTTTCAGAATCCTATCAGTATCAGTGTGCCGGGCGTGCCAGCCAATGCCATCTCTGCATCGATGACTGGCGGTTCGTTCGTATCGAAGGGCAACGGCCATTTCGTGGCAACCCCAGCGGCTGTGGGCAAGGATGTAACCATCCGTGTAACGGCACGCGACAAGGGGCAGACCCGCACGATGCCTCCATTCGTATTCCATGTAAGAAAGTTGCCAGATCCAACGGCTTACCTGGCATTGGGAACCACCCGTTTCCGTGGCGGCGGTCTGGCGAAGGCATCCCTGATGGGTGCCACAGGCATCCATGCAGCCATCGACGACGGATTGCTGGATATACCTTTCAAGGTGTTGAGTTTCGAGACCGTCTTCTTCGACAACATGGGTAACGCCATTCCATTGGCATCGGCAGGTGCCAACTTCTCCGATCGTCAGAGAAACGAATTCAGAAAGCTTTCTCGCAGTCGCCGTTTCTATATTTCGCATATCAAGGCTGTGGGGCCGGATGGCATCACCAGAAATCTGCCTACTGCGATGGAAGTAATCGTGAAATAA